In Thermodesulfobacteriota bacterium, a single window of DNA contains:
- a CDS encoding Hpt domain-containing protein: SGKDFVLRLVWTFMKGSKERLKELERGVPQGDVAAVRQAAHALKGNAGQIGAVALMRACERFSGIGAPELEARGWEHLEKVKEEFSRARVELERFRGSRTSAVS; encoded by the coding sequence TGTCGGGAAAGGACTTCGTTCTGCGGTTGGTGTGGACCTTCATGAAGGGGAGCAAGGAGCGGTTGAAAGAGCTCGAGCGTGGAGTGCCCCAGGGGGACGTGGCCGCCGTCCGCCAGGCCGCCCACGCGTTGAAGGGGAACGCCGGCCAGATCGGGGCGGTCGCGCTGATGCGCGCCTGTGAACGGTTCTCCGGGATCGGCGCGCCGGAGTTGGAGGCCCGGGGATGGGAACATCTAGAGAAGGTCAAGGAGGAGTTCTCGCGCGCACGGGTCGAACTGGAACGTTTCCGGGGAAGCCGGACATCCGCCGTCTCTTGA
- a CDS encoding crotonase/enoyl-CoA hydratase family protein, with product MPVAFHPHLPLETSYTHIASRFDERHKALWLILDPKYRPCFYFELLTELRHFLACVERLADGDEEAQRAIRYFVVASNTPGVFNLGGDLDLFSRCVTTGDDVTLRKYAVACIDTLYPYIVGFHLPLTTVALVQGNAFGGGLEVALAADLIVAEKSAQMGFPEVLFNLFPGMGAYNLLQRRLGVPRTERMLLNGKMYRAEEMYAEGIVDVLAEDGEGENALYGYIVRNEGKQNAREGVQRVRRKLAPVRYEDMLAVGEIWVDTAMRVGPREIRLMERLTRAQERSVARMHSPTGPPGSDTA from the coding sequence ATGCCCGTCGCCTTCCACCCGCATCTCCCCCTCGAGACGTCCTATACGCACATCGCCTCGCGCTTCGACGAGCGCCACAAGGCGCTGTGGCTCATCCTCGACCCGAAATACCGGCCGTGCTTCTATTTCGAGCTGCTCACCGAGCTTCGGCATTTTCTCGCCTGCGTGGAGCGGCTGGCCGACGGCGACGAGGAGGCGCAGCGCGCCATCCGCTACTTCGTCGTGGCGTCCAACACGCCGGGCGTGTTCAACCTCGGCGGAGACCTCGATCTGTTCTCCCGCTGCGTGACGACCGGCGACGACGTAACCCTGCGGAAATACGCCGTCGCCTGTATCGACACCCTGTACCCGTACATCGTCGGGTTCCATCTCCCTCTCACCACCGTCGCGCTGGTGCAGGGAAACGCCTTCGGCGGAGGGCTCGAGGTGGCGCTGGCGGCCGACCTGATCGTCGCGGAAAAAAGCGCCCAGATGGGGTTCCCCGAGGTGCTGTTCAATCTCTTCCCGGGGATGGGGGCGTACAACCTGCTCCAGCGCCGCCTCGGCGTGCCCCGCACGGAACGGATGCTGCTGAACGGGAAGATGTATCGCGCGGAGGAGATGTACGCGGAAGGGATCGTCGACGTTCTCGCGGAGGATGGGGAGGGGGAAAACGCCCTGTACGGTTATATCGTCCGGAACGAGGGGAAGCAGAACGCCCGCGAAGGTGTCCAGCGGGTCCGCAGGAAACTCGCCCCCGTCCGGTACGAGGACATGCTGGCGGTCGGCGAGATCTGGGTCGACACCGCCATGCGGGTCGGTCCGCGGGAGATCCGGCTTATGGAGCGGTTGACGAGGGCCCAGGAGCGGTCAGTGGCCCGGATGCATTCCCCCACCGGCCCTCCAGGGAGCGATACCGCCTGA
- a CDS encoding TetR/AcrR family transcriptional regulator: MADVRERLLGSAAALFASKGYAATTVREIVERAGVTKPAMYYYFRSKEGIYRDLMQGPLDGFVGRIESVMREKGTCRERLSRICLYAYDDFVRNLDLARILFSFYYGPPQGAPFVDFDAVHLRFQDCVIRVLEDGIRGGEIRRGNPADMMWVVAGAVNVVMELELCRPSQAVGRKGIERMLDVIFEGIAGNGARGKGKER, translated from the coding sequence ATGGCCGACGTTCGCGAAAGGCTCCTGGGGAGCGCGGCGGCGCTCTTCGCGAGCAAGGGGTACGCGGCGACCACCGTCCGGGAGATCGTGGAGCGCGCGGGCGTGACCAAGCCCGCCATGTACTACTACTTCCGCAGCAAGGAAGGAATATACCGCGACCTGATGCAGGGCCCGCTGGACGGGTTCGTCGGGCGGATCGAGTCGGTGATGAGGGAGAAGGGCACCTGCCGGGAGCGCCTGTCGCGCATCTGCCTGTACGCGTACGACGATTTCGTCCGGAATCTGGACCTGGCGCGGATTCTGTTCTCGTTCTACTACGGCCCGCCTCAGGGCGCTCCGTTCGTCGATTTCGACGCGGTCCATCTCCGCTTTCAGGATTGCGTGATCCGGGTGCTCGAAGACGGGATCCGCGGCGGGGAGATCCGCAGGGGGAATCCGGCGGACATGATGTGGGTCGTGGCAGGGGCCGTCAACGTGGTCATGGAGCTGGAGCTTTGCCGGCCCTCCCAGGCAGTCGGGCGCAAGGGGATCGAGCGGATGCTCGACGTTATATTCGAAGGGATCGCCGGGAACGGGGCCCGGGGAAAGGGGAAGGAGAGATGA
- a CDS encoding efflux RND transporter periplasmic adaptor subunit, which yields MSRKSFPGAALLALLVAVSGCSSDGSASRGEGGSAGKPPVAVDAAQASAGDVEEGIDVVGTLAPKYQAEIKSEYGGLVSKIHVHDWARVRKGDPLLSVDTREGEAALQKARAALEMAKAGLLEARAAGSRAEREHERALRLSEAGLITRQGMEDAVTQREAAAARIAAAEAQVAAAREDVAQIATRLTKAVIRAPLDGIVEERLVNVGDLVGEMQKVVFRVVDNRMLELTATVPSMEMSRLRPGMPLRFTTDAFPGKAFRGKVTWINPSVTPGDRSVRVVAEVPNVPEVLKGGLFVKGRIVTGERKGVVLVPRDALQSWDAASRKATVFVVEDNVARLRGVETGETREETVEVSAGLRTGETVVTRGAFNVKDGDALNVSAARGI from the coding sequence ATGAGCCGGAAGTCGTTTCCCGGAGCGGCGCTGCTGGCGCTGCTGGTCGCCGTTTCGGGCTGCTCGTCGGACGGGAGCGCGAGCCGCGGGGAGGGAGGCTCCGCCGGAAAGCCGCCCGTCGCGGTGGACGCCGCGCAGGCGTCGGCCGGCGACGTCGAGGAGGGGATCGACGTCGTAGGGACCCTCGCGCCGAAGTACCAGGCCGAGATCAAGTCGGAGTACGGAGGGCTCGTGTCGAAGATCCACGTGCACGACTGGGCCCGGGTCCGGAAGGGGGATCCGCTCCTTTCCGTGGACACGCGGGAAGGCGAGGCGGCGCTCCAGAAGGCCCGCGCCGCCCTGGAGATGGCGAAGGCAGGGTTGCTCGAGGCCCGGGCGGCGGGAAGCCGCGCGGAGCGGGAGCACGAGCGGGCGCTGCGGCTTTCCGAAGCGGGGCTGATCACCCGACAGGGGATGGAGGACGCGGTGACGCAGCGTGAGGCGGCCGCCGCAAGGATCGCGGCGGCGGAGGCGCAGGTGGCGGCGGCGCGCGAGGACGTCGCCCAGATCGCCACGCGGCTCACGAAGGCCGTGATCCGGGCGCCGCTCGACGGGATCGTCGAGGAGCGGCTGGTCAACGTCGGCGACCTCGTGGGCGAGATGCAGAAGGTCGTTTTCCGGGTCGTGGACAACCGGATGCTCGAGCTCACCGCGACTGTTCCGTCCATGGAGATGTCCCGGCTGCGGCCGGGGATGCCGCTGCGGTTTACGACCGACGCGTTCCCCGGGAAGGCCTTCCGGGGGAAGGTCACCTGGATCAATCCCTCGGTGACCCCGGGCGACCGCTCCGTGCGGGTGGTCGCGGAGGTGCCCAACGTTCCCGAGGTCCTGAAGGGCGGCCTGTTCGTCAAGGGGCGTATCGTGACGGGGGAGAGGAAGGGGGTCGTTCTCGTCCCGCGCGACGCGCTGCAGTCCTGGGACGCCGCAAGCCGGAAGGCGACGGTGTTCGTCGTCGAGGACAACGTGGCGCGCCTCCGCGGCGTGGAGACGGGAGAGACGCGGGAGGAGACCGTGGAGGTCTCGGCGGGGTTGCGGACGGGGGAGACGGTGGTCACCCGCGGCGCCTTCAACGTGAAGGACGGCGACGCCCTGAATGTTTCCGCCGCGCGGGGGATTTGA
- a CDS encoding efflux RND transporter permease subunit, which produces MLLSDVSIRRPIFAAVLMLSLVTLGAFSYKRLAVDMFPDVEIPVVTVVTKFPGASPESVEREVTKRIEEAVNPIAGVKRVFSTSRESVSSVVVEFRLEVNINDAAQETRAKVSAIRGELPDGIEEPIVQKLDFGAMPVVSLAMRSERLGRKELTSLVEKKIRRRFENIPGVGKVDLVGASKREVNVDVDPVRLESLGMTVDEVIAGLAGENVNTPLGRLTRGGAEYPLRVSGKPAAVEEFRGMVVAHRGGRPVPLGEVASVTDGIEEQRSLALVNGVPAVALNVTKQSGANTVAVVDAVKREIGRIQPELPEGTRIEMVRDASIMIRESVADVQETLVLGGILTIFIVFCFLNSWRSTVITGLTLPISVISSFIVMNFMGMTLNVMTLMALSLAIGLLIDDAIVVRENIVRHLESGRDHFEAAAFGTSEIGLAVLATTFSIVAVFVPVAFMKGIVGRFFFQFGITVTFAVLVSLFVSFTLDPMLSSRWHDPDIGRTGKRNPVARLLDRFNAWFDLSADRYRRVIAWALDHRWIVVALATLAFFGGVGVFAGLKSEFFSEYDRAEFQVNFRTAPNASIGETTDRLELLVGEFRKMPEVEHTFATIGAGDTGTVRDGMIYVKLKEKKERARDQAAIQREVRSRLLAVPGIVPSIVEVGRMSGDKPLLVNIRGEDIALLKRYAAQLKAEMYRIPGLVDLEVTLEHDIPEYRLVVDRERAADLGVNTGTVSRTVGALVGGQVATTYEDQDGDAVDVRVRLPEDLRVEPSQVALLRVAVPAGGGEPGLVPLSELLRYRLSATPSEINRQDLTRQVVVSANLDGLPLGEAMEKVREAASRMDMAPGYRVVFSGEGEDMVESFGYMGEALLLAVIFVYLILAAQFESFIDPLAIMLSLPLSVVGMAGMLFLTGDTLNIMSLIGLILLMGLVTKNAILLVDYAKVLRGRGMERAEAVIAAGRTRLRPIMMTTLAMIFGMLPLALALGAGAEMRAPMARAVIGGLITSTLLTLLVVPVVYTLLDDFGSWVRRKWEGKSPAAAALLLALCAGAALLPRSAAAAEGPAAGAEAYTLDGALRAALESNRDILAAEEERTRGTGRYVEERAAALPQLTGAASAARAYDGSLALTPGAERSTRYAAQLGLSQPLYSSGTVSAGIRAAKFGLASAEERIRTARQAALREVFAAFHDVLLARELSRIAERTRDQRARHLDEARKKFLAGTATDYDVLVAEVALKNSLPEVLRTGNLVRTSRERLRFLIGRGEREADAAGDLSVRVAPYPDYEQSLAVALEKRPELSDVRNRAAIAGELVTVAKGGNRPRLDFQGTLGWQDIDFDLFEVDGRVWSAGVFATWTLFDGQRTRGRVAQANSDRASLRIEEARLLDAIALEVRDSVNAVRESGETVAALSGTVEQAERLVSMAEKGYEYGVMTRLEVDDAQLNLAQAQGNLARARRDYLVAGANLRRAMGTLGDDLEVTEAGKRPFVPAASPLGVVGEVLRGQPELPPKGGAPYLK; this is translated from the coding sequence ATGCTGCTTTCCGACGTTTCCATCAGGCGCCCGATCTTCGCCGCGGTCCTCATGCTGTCGCTGGTGACGCTCGGCGCCTTCTCCTACAAGCGGCTGGCGGTGGACATGTTCCCCGACGTCGAGATCCCCGTGGTCACCGTCGTCACGAAGTTCCCCGGGGCCTCTCCGGAGAGCGTGGAGCGCGAGGTCACCAAGCGGATCGAGGAGGCGGTCAACCCGATCGCCGGGGTGAAGCGGGTGTTCTCCACGTCCCGGGAGAGCGTCTCCAGCGTCGTGGTGGAGTTCCGGCTCGAGGTAAACATCAACGACGCGGCGCAGGAGACCCGCGCGAAGGTGAGCGCGATCCGGGGGGAGCTGCCGGACGGGATCGAGGAGCCGATCGTCCAGAAGCTCGATTTCGGGGCGATGCCCGTCGTGTCGCTCGCGATGCGTTCGGAGCGGCTCGGCCGGAAGGAGCTCACCAGCCTGGTGGAGAAGAAGATCCGGCGGCGGTTCGAGAACATCCCGGGCGTCGGGAAGGTCGACCTCGTGGGCGCGTCGAAACGCGAGGTGAACGTGGACGTCGACCCGGTGCGCCTCGAATCGCTCGGGATGACGGTGGACGAGGTCATCGCGGGGCTGGCCGGGGAGAACGTCAACACCCCGCTGGGGCGCCTGACGCGCGGAGGCGCCGAGTATCCGCTGCGCGTCTCCGGGAAGCCCGCGGCCGTCGAGGAGTTCCGCGGCATGGTGGTGGCCCATCGGGGAGGACGGCCCGTGCCGCTGGGGGAAGTTGCGTCGGTGACCGACGGCATCGAGGAGCAGCGGTCGCTGGCGCTGGTGAACGGCGTGCCGGCCGTGGCGCTCAACGTCACGAAGCAGTCCGGCGCCAACACCGTCGCGGTGGTCGACGCGGTGAAGCGGGAGATCGGGCGCATCCAGCCCGAGCTTCCGGAGGGGACGCGCATCGAGATGGTGCGGGACGCCTCGATCATGATCCGGGAGTCGGTGGCGGACGTGCAGGAGACGCTGGTCCTCGGAGGGATCCTCACCATCTTCATCGTGTTCTGCTTCCTGAATTCCTGGCGCTCCACGGTGATCACGGGGCTGACGCTCCCCATCTCCGTCATCTCGTCCTTCATCGTCATGAACTTCATGGGGATGACGCTCAACGTGATGACGCTGATGGCGCTGTCGCTGGCCATCGGCCTGCTCATCGACGACGCCATCGTGGTCCGGGAGAACATCGTCCGGCATCTCGAAAGCGGGCGGGACCACTTCGAGGCCGCGGCGTTCGGGACCTCCGAGATCGGGCTGGCGGTGCTCGCCACCACCTTTTCCATCGTGGCCGTCTTCGTCCCGGTGGCGTTCATGAAAGGGATCGTCGGGCGCTTCTTCTTCCAGTTCGGCATCACCGTCACCTTCGCGGTCCTGGTCTCCCTGTTCGTCTCCTTCACCCTCGATCCGATGCTGTCGTCGCGCTGGCACGACCCCGACATCGGGCGGACCGGGAAGCGCAACCCGGTGGCGCGGCTCCTGGACCGGTTCAACGCCTGGTTCGACCTGTCGGCCGACCGGTACCGGCGGGTGATCGCCTGGGCGCTGGATCATCGCTGGATCGTGGTCGCCCTGGCCACGCTGGCCTTCTTCGGGGGAGTCGGCGTGTTCGCCGGCCTCAAGAGCGAGTTCTTCAGCGAGTACGACCGCGCGGAGTTCCAGGTGAACTTCAGGACGGCGCCCAACGCCTCGATCGGGGAGACGACGGACCGCCTGGAGCTGCTCGTGGGGGAATTCCGGAAGATGCCGGAGGTGGAGCACACCTTCGCGACCATCGGGGCCGGGGATACCGGGACGGTCCGGGACGGGATGATCTACGTCAAGCTCAAGGAGAAGAAGGAGCGCGCGCGGGACCAGGCCGCGATCCAGCGGGAGGTGCGGTCGCGGCTTCTCGCGGTTCCGGGGATCGTCCCCTCGATCGTGGAGGTCGGACGGATGTCGGGAGACAAGCCGCTGCTGGTCAACATCCGCGGGGAGGACATCGCCCTCCTGAAGCGGTATGCGGCGCAGCTCAAGGCGGAGATGTACCGGATCCCCGGGCTCGTCGACCTGGAGGTCACGCTGGAGCACGACATCCCCGAGTACCGCCTCGTGGTGGACCGGGAGAGGGCGGCGGACCTCGGCGTGAACACGGGGACGGTTTCCCGGACGGTGGGGGCCCTGGTGGGCGGACAGGTGGCCACGACGTACGAGGATCAGGACGGCGACGCGGTGGACGTGCGCGTGCGGCTTCCCGAAGATCTCCGGGTGGAGCCGTCCCAGGTCGCGCTGCTCCGCGTGGCGGTTCCTGCGGGCGGGGGGGAGCCGGGGCTGGTGCCGCTGTCCGAGCTGCTCCGGTATCGCCTGAGCGCAACGCCGTCCGAGATCAACCGGCAGGATCTCACCCGCCAGGTAGTCGTTTCCGCCAACCTCGACGGCCTTCCGCTGGGCGAGGCGATGGAGAAGGTCCGGGAGGCCGCCTCCCGGATGGACATGGCCCCGGGGTACCGCGTGGTGTTCTCCGGGGAGGGGGAGGATATGGTCGAGTCGTTCGGGTACATGGGGGAGGCGCTCCTGCTGGCCGTGATCTTCGTCTACCTGATCCTGGCCGCGCAGTTCGAATCGTTTATCGACCCGCTGGCGATCATGCTCTCGCTGCCGCTTTCCGTCGTCGGGATGGCGGGGATGCTGTTCCTGACGGGGGACACGCTCAACATCATGTCGCTCATCGGATTGATCCTGCTGATGGGGCTGGTGACGAAGAACGCCATCCTCCTGGTCGATTACGCCAAGGTCCTCCGGGGCCGGGGGATGGAGCGGGCGGAGGCGGTGATCGCCGCGGGGCGCACGCGGCTGCGCCCGATCATGATGACGACGCTGGCGATGATCTTCGGCATGCTCCCGCTCGCCCTGGCGCTGGGCGCGGGAGCCGAGATGCGGGCGCCGATGGCGCGCGCCGTCATCGGAGGGCTGATCACCTCCACGCTGCTCACCCTGCTGGTGGTTCCGGTGGTCTACACGCTGCTGGACGATTTCGGTAGCTGGGTCCGGCGGAAGTGGGAGGGGAAATCGCCCGCCGCGGCGGCGCTGCTGCTGGCGCTCTGCGCGGGCGCGGCGCTCCTTCCGCGGAGCGCGGCCGCCGCGGAAGGGCCCGCGGCCGGGGCCGAAGCGTACACGCTCGACGGCGCGCTCCGGGCGGCGCTGGAGAGCAACCGGGACATCCTGGCGGCGGAGGAGGAGCGAACCCGCGGCACGGGGAGATACGTCGAAGAGCGGGCGGCGGCGCTGCCGCAGCTCACCGGCGCGGCGAGCGCGGCCCGGGCGTACGACGGGAGCCTGGCGCTGACCCCCGGGGCGGAGCGGAGCACGCGGTACGCCGCGCAGCTCGGCCTCTCGCAGCCGCTCTACTCCTCCGGGACGGTGTCCGCCGGGATCCGGGCGGCGAAGTTCGGTCTCGCCTCGGCGGAGGAGCGGATCCGCACCGCCCGCCAGGCGGCGTTGCGGGAGGTGTTCGCGGCGTTCCACGACGTGCTGCTGGCGCGGGAGCTTTCCCGCATCGCGGAGCGTACCCGCGACCAGCGGGCGAGGCACCTCGACGAGGCGCGGAAGAAATTCCTGGCGGGGACCGCCACCGACTACGACGTGCTCGTGGCGGAGGTGGCGCTGAAGAACTCCCTGCCGGAAGTGCTGCGGACCGGGAACCTGGTCCGGACGAGCCGGGAGCGGCTGCGCTTCCTCATCGGGCGCGGGGAGCGGGAGGCGGACGCGGCGGGGGACCTCTCCGTCCGCGTCGCGCCGTATCCCGATTACGAACAGTCGCTGGCCGTCGCGCTCGAAAAGCGCCCCGAGCTGTCCGATGTCCGCAACCGGGCCGCGATCGCCGGCGAGCTGGTGACGGTCGCGAAGGGGGGGAACCGGCCGCGGCTGGACTTCCAGGGGACGCTCGGCTGGCAGGACATCGATTTCGACCTGTTCGAGGTCGACGGGCGGGTCTGGTCGGCCGGAGTGTTCGCGACGTGGACGCTGTTCGACGGCCAGCGGACGCGGGGGCGCGTCGCGCAGGCGAACAGCGACCGCGCGTCCTTAAGGATCGAGGAGGCGCGGCTGCTGGACGCCATCGCGCTCGAGGTCCGCGACTCCGTGAACGCGGTGCGGGAATCCGGCGAGACGGTGGCGGCGCTGTCCGGCACGGTCGAGCAGGCCGAGCGGCTCGTCTCGATGGCGGAGAAGGGGTACGAGTACGGGGTGATGACGCGCCTGGAAGTGGACGACGCGCAGCTCAACCTGGCCCAGGCGCAGGGGAACCTGGCGCGCGCCCGGCGCGACTACCTCGTCGCGGGAGCGAACCTCCGCCGCGCGATGGGAACGCTGGGGGACGACCTGGAAGTTACAGAGGCCGGGAAGCGGCCGTTCGTGCCGGCCGCCTCGCCGCTGGGGGTGGTGGGGGAGGTCCTTCGGGGGCAGCCGGAGCTGCCTCCCAAGGGAGGCGCCCCTTACTTGAAGTGA
- a CDS encoding FliA/WhiG family RNA polymerase sigma factor: protein MLQANAESTLRKSRKPARKRRSLDRESVVTEFLPGIRIQAMRLKMRLPSHIEADDLVSSGVLGLLDAMERYDASRGIKFRTYADFRIRGAMLDYLREMDWFPRSVRQHSTRLQAAYSRLENVLGRPPEEEEVAADLGISVDELRKQLAMFTGVTVFSLDAIQDEDEETGAGMRQLLAEAAREESREEELTRELKDLLGRAIDMLPEREKQLIAFYYYEDLTLREISRIFNLGEPRICQLHAQAVLRLKGKLKRHFK from the coding sequence ATGTTGCAGGCAAATGCAGAGAGCACGCTCCGGAAATCCCGCAAGCCGGCGAGGAAGCGCCGCTCCCTGGACCGGGAAAGCGTCGTCACGGAATTCCTCCCCGGGATCCGGATCCAGGCGATGCGGCTCAAGATGCGGCTGCCTTCGCACATCGAGGCGGACGACCTGGTCAGCTCCGGCGTCCTCGGGCTGCTCGACGCGATGGAGCGGTACGACGCTTCGCGCGGAATCAAGTTCCGGACCTACGCCGATTTCCGGATCCGCGGCGCCATGCTCGACTACCTGCGGGAGATGGACTGGTTCCCGCGGTCGGTGCGTCAGCACTCCACCCGCCTGCAGGCCGCCTACTCCCGGCTCGAGAACGTCCTGGGCCGCCCGCCGGAAGAGGAGGAAGTGGCGGCGGATCTCGGGATCTCCGTCGACGAACTGCGCAAGCAGCTCGCGATGTTCACGGGGGTGACGGTCTTCTCGCTCGACGCCATCCAGGACGAGGACGAGGAGACCGGGGCCGGCATGCGGCAGCTCCTGGCCGAAGCGGCCAGGGAGGAAAGCCGCGAGGAGGAGCTGACCCGCGAGCTGAAGGACCTGCTGGGCCGGGCGATCGACATGCTGCCCGAGCGCGAGAAACAGCTCATCGCCTTCTACTACTACGAGGACCTGACGCTCCGCGAGATCAGCCGGATCTTCAACCTGGGCGAGCCGAGGATCTGCCAGCTCCACGCCCAGGCCGTGCTGCGGCTGAAAGGGAAGCTGAAGCGTCACTTCAAGTAA
- a CDS encoding ATP-binding protein yields the protein MEELGYLAGGLAHDFNNLLTGILGYASFLRNSLPEGSGGRDAAEQIERSARRAAELTRRMLEWSRRGSPEPRPVEVRRLVEEAVGELSAAAAGNVEIRADLRASRDRVMADPDTLVRALIHLAANACEAMPGGGLLTISTEPFVSDGSVEFDDVPVPEGDYVSIRVTDNGRGIPPPIREKVCEPFFTTKPEEGMAGLGLPMVCRCVRRHGGFFRLESREGEGTTAQILLPIQPSTD from the coding sequence ATGGAGGAGCTCGGCTACCTCGCCGGCGGGCTCGCGCACGACTTCAACAACCTCCTGACGGGGATCCTCGGCTACGCATCCTTCCTCCGGAACTCGCTCCCGGAAGGGAGCGGCGGCCGCGACGCGGCGGAGCAGATCGAGCGTTCCGCGCGGCGGGCGGCCGAGCTGACCCGCCGGATGCTCGAATGGTCGCGCCGGGGGTCGCCGGAGCCCCGCCCGGTGGAGGTCCGGCGCCTCGTCGAGGAGGCGGTCGGGGAGCTCTCCGCGGCGGCCGCCGGGAACGTGGAGATCCGCGCCGACCTGCGCGCGTCCCGGGATCGTGTGATGGCCGACCCGGACACGCTGGTCCGCGCGCTGATCCACCTGGCAGCCAACGCGTGCGAGGCCATGCCCGGCGGGGGGTTGCTGACGATCTCCACGGAGCCGTTCGTCTCCGACGGGAGCGTCGAGTTCGACGATGTCCCGGTCCCCGAGGGGGACTACGTATCCATCCGCGTGACGGACAACGGGCGCGGCATCCCCCCACCCATCCGGGAGAAGGTGTGCGAGCCGTTCTTCACGACGAAGCCCGAAGAAGGGATGGCGGGGCTCGGACTCCCGATGGTCTGCCGCTGCGTCCGCAGGCACGGCGGATTTTTCCGGCTGGAAAGCCGGGAGGGGGAAGGCACCACCGCGCAGATCCTGCTTCCGATCCAACCGTCAACAGATTGA
- a CDS encoding sigma-54 dependent transcriptional regulator, with amino-acid sequence MKKSLLIAEDDESTRSLLRKVFERPDLIVHEARTGAEAIRTIDQNPVDVVLTDLKMPGPDGLAVLAHSRKTRPDAEVILMTGHATVESAVNAMKMGAFHYITKPFSVDEVAHLVDRVLELTSVRKENASLRTLARGRGGLEHIIGISDPIREVLALVRKVADTNSTVLVTGESGTGKELVARAIHYLSPRADRMLVPINCSAIPAELLESELFGHMKGAFTGAHASRPGKFEAAHNGTIFLDEIGEMSPHLQVKLLRVLQEKSVTPVGGNRPVPVDVRVVAATNKDLEEEVAEGRFRADLYFRLNVIPIRIPPVRERRDDIPVLAAHFIERYNREKGRSLEGIREDAMEMLQRYPWPGNVRELENLVERIVVLKGSGWIEAADLPEKIRRSEKFLKTAIPVLGESGLDIRTATADFETALIRQALHLSGGNKNRAATLLGLKRTTLVEMLKRKQIDDREQSHSSS; translated from the coding sequence ATGAAGAAATCGCTGCTGATCGCCGAAGACGACGAGTCCACCCGTTCCCTCCTGCGAAAGGTGTTCGAGCGACCCGACCTGATCGTCCACGAAGCCCGCACCGGGGCGGAAGCGATCCGGACCATCGACCAGAACCCCGTAGACGTCGTGCTGACGGACCTGAAGATGCCCGGCCCGGACGGGCTCGCCGTCCTGGCCCACTCCCGCAAGACGCGTCCCGACGCCGAGGTCATCCTGATGACCGGCCACGCCACGGTCGAGTCCGCCGTCAACGCGATGAAGATGGGCGCCTTCCATTACATCACGAAGCCGTTCAGCGTGGACGAGGTCGCGCACCTCGTGGACCGGGTGCTCGAGCTGACCAGCGTGCGCAAGGAGAACGCGAGCCTCCGGACGCTCGCCCGGGGCCGCGGGGGACTGGAGCACATCATCGGGATCAGCGACCCGATCCGCGAGGTCCTCGCCCTGGTCCGGAAGGTCGCGGACACCAACTCCACGGTCCTGGTCACGGGGGAGAGCGGCACGGGGAAGGAGCTCGTGGCGCGGGCCATCCACTACCTCTCCCCGAGGGCGGACCGGATGCTCGTTCCCATCAATTGCTCCGCCATCCCCGCGGAGCTGCTGGAGAGCGAGCTGTTCGGCCACATGAAGGGGGCGTTCACGGGCGCGCACGCCAGCCGCCCCGGGAAGTTCGAGGCGGCCCACAACGGGACGATCTTCCTGGACGAGATCGGCGAGATGAGCCCCCACCTGCAGGTGAAGCTGCTCCGGGTCCTCCAGGAGAAGTCCGTCACCCCGGTCGGAGGGAACCGGCCGGTCCCCGTGGACGTCCGGGTCGTCGCCGCCACGAACAAGGACCTGGAGGAGGAGGTCGCCGAGGGGCGCTTCCGCGCGGACCTGTACTTCCGCCTCAACGTGATCCCCATCCGCATCCCTCCCGTGCGGGAGCGCAGGGACGACATCCCGGTGCTCGCGGCCCACTTCATCGAGCGGTACAACCGGGAGAAGGGGCGCTCCCTCGAGGGGATCCGGGAGGACGCCATGGAGATGCTGCAACGCTACCCGTGGCCGGGGAACGTGCGGGAGCTGGAGAACCTCGTCGAGCGGATCGTGGTGCTGAAGGGAAGCGGGTGGATCGAGGCGGCGGATCTCCCCGAGAAGATCCGCCGCTCGGAGAAGTTCCTCAAGACCGCCATTCCCGTCCTGGGCGAAAGCGGCCTCGATATCCGCACCGCGACCGCCGACTTCGAGACCGCCCTGATCCGGCAGGCGCTCCACCTGTCGGGGGGGAACAAGAACCGCGCGGCCACCCTGCTGGGGCTCAAGCGGACGACGCTCGTCGAGATGCTCAAGCGGAAGCAGATCGACGACCGGGAGCAGAGCCATTCCTCCAGTTGA